Proteins encoded within one genomic window of Companilactobacillus zhachilii:
- the sufB gene encoding Fe-S cluster assembly protein SufB, protein MIDLNNSDYEYGFHDDIEPKYSTGRGLTEETVRKISAEKKEPQWMLDYRLKSYELYKKLPMPNFGPDLSALDLENMYYYQKMTDKKYRDWDDVPDKMKETFDRLGVPEAERKYLGGSSAQYESEVVYHNMRTEFEKMGIIFTDTDTALKEYPELFKKWFGKLVKPTDNKFAALNGAVWSGGSFIYVPKGVRCDIPIQSYFRLNSENSGQFERTLIIVDEGAKVDYVEGCTAPNYSSDSLHAAVVEVNVQKDAYCRYTTIQNWSDNVYSLETKRAAAEENATMEWVDGNLGSKVTMKYPSVYLNGENARGTMLSIAVASNGIHQDSGARMIHNAKNTSSSIVSKSIAQTGGSVDYRGTVRFGKHSDGSKAHVECDTIIMDDQSSSDTIPYNEIDNANVSMEHEARVSKISEEQLYYLMSRGISEAKATEMIVMGFVEPFTKKLPMEYAVELNRLISYEMEGSIG, encoded by the coding sequence ATGATTGATTTAAATAATTCAGATTATGAATATGGATTTCACGATGATATTGAACCAAAATATTCAACTGGTCGTGGTCTAACGGAAGAAACAGTTCGGAAAATTTCGGCTGAGAAAAAAGAGCCACAATGGATGTTAGACTATCGTTTGAAATCGTATGAACTCTATAAGAAGTTGCCAATGCCTAATTTTGGGCCTGATTTATCAGCTCTCGACTTGGAGAATATGTACTATTATCAAAAAATGACTGATAAAAAATATCGTGATTGGGATGACGTTCCAGACAAAATGAAGGAGACCTTTGACCGTTTAGGGGTTCCTGAAGCTGAACGGAAATATTTAGGTGGATCTTCAGCTCAGTATGAATCGGAAGTGGTCTATCACAATATGCGGACCGAATTTGAGAAAATGGGTATCATTTTTACCGATACTGATACAGCTTTGAAGGAATACCCTGAACTATTTAAGAAATGGTTTGGAAAATTGGTCAAGCCGACTGACAATAAGTTTGCGGCGTTGAACGGAGCTGTTTGGTCTGGCGGGTCATTCATCTATGTACCAAAAGGTGTCCGCTGTGATATTCCGATTCAATCGTATTTTCGCTTAAATTCTGAAAATTCAGGACAATTTGAAAGAACTTTAATCATTGTTGATGAAGGCGCTAAGGTTGATTATGTCGAAGGTTGTACCGCTCCGAATTATTCATCAGATAGTTTGCATGCGGCAGTAGTTGAAGTTAATGTCCAAAAGGATGCATATTGCCGTTATACAACAATTCAAAATTGGTCCGATAATGTTTACAGCTTAGAAACGAAGCGGGCAGCGGCTGAAGAAAATGCCACCATGGAGTGGGTCGACGGAAACCTTGGTTCTAAAGTGACTATGAAGTATCCTAGCGTGTATTTGAATGGTGAAAATGCTCGCGGAACGATGTTATCTATTGCCGTTGCTAGTAATGGAATCCACCAAGATTCTGGTGCACGTATGATACATAACGCTAAAAATACTTCTAGCTCAATTGTCTCAAAGTCGATTGCCCAAACTGGTGGTTCAGTGGATTACCGTGGAACGGTTCGTTTTGGAAAACATTCCGATGGCTCCAAGGCACACGTTGAATGTGACACAATAATCATGGATGATCAGTCTTCATCAGATACAATTCCATATAACGAAATTGATAATGCCAACGTTTCGATGGAACACGAAGCTAGAGTTTCAAAGATTTCGGAAGAACAACTTTATTATTTGATGAGCCGAGGAATTTCTGAAGCAAAAGCTACGGAAATGATTGTAATGGGATTTGTGGAACCATTTACGAAGAAGTTGCCGATGGAATATGCAGTTGAGTTGAATCGATTGATTAGTTATGAGATGGAAGGCTCGATTGGATAG
- the sufU gene encoding Fe-S cluster assembly sulfur transfer protein SufU, whose product MSLSGLNNLYREVILDHSEHPHHKHELKNATNTVTLKNPTCGDVINLEINLSADKITDIGFTGEGCTISQSSASMMTDVVIGSTVTESLELAQIFSDMVMGHERSAADLEKLGDAAILSSVMKFPARIKCATLCWWALRKSLGEEVDD is encoded by the coding sequence ATGAGTTTATCAGGTTTGAACAATTTATACCGTGAAGTGATATTAGACCATTCAGAGCATCCACATCACAAGCATGAACTGAAGAATGCTACAAATACCGTTACTTTAAAAAATCCAACTTGCGGTGACGTAATTAATTTGGAAATAAATTTGTCCGCTGACAAGATCACAGATATTGGCTTTACAGGCGAAGGTTGTACGATCAGTCAATCGTCTGCCAGTATGATGACGGACGTGGTCATTGGAAGTACCGTAACCGAGAGTTTGGAATTAGCACAGATTTTTTCAGACATGGTAATGGGACATGAACGGTCAGCTGCGGATTTGGAAAAATTGGGCGATGCAGCCATTTTATCAAGTGTGATGAAGTTTCCAGCTCGAATAAAATGTGCCACTTTATGTTGGTGGGCACTGAGAAAGTCATTAGGAGAAGAAGTTGATGATTGA
- a CDS encoding cysteine desulfurase, whose amino-acid sequence MDKKFQKIRNDFPILNQKVNGEPLVYLDNAATSQKPQVVIDEMVRFYQNDNANTHRSVHTLGERATEEYEAARVKVQKFINAASSREIVFTKGTTDGLNLVASTYGENNVVAGDEIVVSYMEHHSNLIPWQQLALRKHATLKYIELTADGQLDLNDANQKITNKTKIVALTQTSNVLGVTNDIKQLAIMAHDHNAVIVADGAQAVPHQPVDVQALDADFYAFSGHKMLGPMGIGVLYGKSNLLKSMPPYQFGGEMIDFVEKYQSSWADIPWKFEAGTQNVAGAIGLGKAIDYLKDIGMQNIADYENQLVDYALPKLLAIPGLTVYGPQDPQYRNGVISFNLTGLHPHDLATALDMDGIAVRAGHHCAQPLMKYLDVVATARASFYLYNNQADIDQLIRAIYETKEFFRL is encoded by the coding sequence ATGGACAAAAAATTTCAGAAAATTCGTAATGATTTTCCAATTCTAAATCAAAAAGTTAATGGCGAGCCATTAGTTTATTTGGATAACGCCGCTACAAGTCAAAAGCCACAAGTAGTAATTGACGAAATGGTTCGTTTTTATCAAAATGACAATGCTAATACGCATCGCAGTGTCCATACGTTAGGTGAACGGGCAACCGAAGAATATGAGGCTGCTCGAGTGAAAGTTCAGAAATTTATCAATGCTGCCAGTAGTCGTGAGATTGTCTTTACTAAGGGTACGACCGATGGTTTAAATTTAGTGGCTTCAACTTATGGAGAAAATAATGTTGTAGCTGGGGATGAAATCGTAGTTTCCTACATGGAACATCACAGTAATTTAATTCCATGGCAACAATTGGCACTGAGGAAACATGCAACTTTAAAATACATTGAACTAACAGCCGATGGCCAATTGGATTTGAATGATGCCAATCAAAAAATCACAAACAAAACGAAGATCGTTGCTCTGACGCAAACAAGTAATGTCTTAGGAGTTACCAATGATATAAAACAGTTAGCTATAATGGCACATGATCATAACGCCGTTATAGTTGCTGATGGTGCTCAAGCAGTACCACATCAACCAGTTGATGTTCAGGCATTGGATGCTGACTTCTATGCTTTTTCAGGTCATAAGATGTTAGGACCGATGGGAATCGGCGTTTTGTATGGTAAAAGTAATCTTCTAAAATCGATGCCACCTTACCAATTTGGCGGTGAGATGATTGATTTTGTAGAGAAGTATCAGAGTAGTTGGGCTGATATTCCTTGGAAATTTGAAGCAGGTACCCAAAATGTTGCGGGAGCTATCGGCTTAGGGAAAGCAATTGATTATTTGAAAGATATTGGTATGCAAAATATTGCTGATTATGAGAACCAACTAGTTGATTATGCATTGCCTAAGTTATTGGCAATTCCGGGATTGACGGTTTACGGGCCACAAGATCCTCAGTATCGTAACGGCGTTATATCTTTTAATTTAACGGGATTGCATCCGCATGACTTAGCGACTGCATTGGATATGGACGGCATAGCAGTCAGAGCGGGCCATCATTGCGCCCAACCGTTGATGAAATATCTTGACGTTGTGGCCACAGCTAGAGCTAGTTTTTATTTGTACAATAATCAAGCTGATATTGATCAATTGATTCGAGCAATCTATGAAACAAAGGAGTTCTTCAGATTATGA
- the sufD gene encoding Fe-S cluster assembly protein SufD, producing the protein MTPEKLVQIATENQEPDWFIEKRRMALDVMDELSLPKIQRFDFHNWQMTPDVKGNVTTPVTSNDDYELMDIFDAINKYPELMQKYYMQKVISPDENKLTAYHTAFMNQGVVLYVPKNTTVREPIEINLVQDAEKPFVSHVLIIAEENTHFSFIQKMTTSGDQKAIANCIVEIVAKNNSDIKYAAVDELGENVTTYLSRRAYVGQNASVDWSIGMMNLGNTVADFDTDLYGEGSHAEIKVVDITAGRQQQGVNTRVTNYGKHSIGHINQRGVIMDRSKLIFNGIGHIIHGASGANAEQQNRVLMMSSKAHGDANPILLIDENDVLAGHAASVGQVDQNQLYYLMSRGIDKKTAERMVIRGFLGDVLVSIPSKEIREQLVQTIERKLENGQKISENS; encoded by the coding sequence ATGACGCCAGAAAAATTAGTTCAAATCGCTACTGAGAATCAAGAGCCAGATTGGTTTATTGAAAAAAGGCGAATGGCTTTGGATGTGATGGATGAACTATCTTTGCCAAAGATTCAGCGCTTTGATTTTCATAATTGGCAAATGACACCGGATGTAAAGGGTAACGTAACTACTCCGGTAACATCTAATGATGATTATGAATTGATGGATATTTTTGATGCAATTAATAAATATCCCGAGCTAATGCAAAAGTATTATATGCAAAAAGTTATCAGTCCAGATGAAAATAAATTAACGGCGTATCATACAGCCTTCATGAATCAGGGGGTTGTTTTGTACGTGCCGAAAAATACTACCGTGCGTGAACCAATCGAAATAAATCTTGTACAAGATGCTGAAAAACCCTTTGTCTCACACGTTTTAATTATTGCCGAAGAAAATACGCACTTTTCATTTATTCAAAAAATGACGACCTCAGGTGACCAAAAGGCGATTGCCAATTGTATTGTCGAAATCGTTGCTAAGAATAATAGTGATATTAAATATGCGGCGGTTGATGAATTAGGCGAAAATGTCACAACTTATTTGAGCCGTCGAGCTTATGTGGGCCAAAATGCTTCAGTTGATTGGTCAATTGGGATGATGAACCTCGGTAACACGGTGGCTGATTTTGACACTGATCTATACGGTGAAGGTTCACACGCGGAAATCAAAGTAGTGGATATTACTGCGGGTCGCCAACAACAAGGCGTTAATACACGGGTGACTAATTATGGAAAGCATTCGATTGGCCACATTAATCAACGTGGTGTGATCATGGATCGGTCTAAGTTGATTTTTAACGGTATTGGTCACATTATTCACGGAGCCTCTGGTGCTAATGCCGAACAACAAAATCGTGTTCTGATGATGTCGAGTAAAGCGCATGGAGATGCTAATCCGATTTTGTTAATTGATGAAAATGATGTTTTAGCTGGACATGCGGCTAGTGTTGGTCAAGTTGATCAAAACCAACTTTATTACTTGATGAGTCGTGGGATTGATAAGAAAACCGCTGAACGGATGGTTATTCGTGGATTTCTGGGGGATGTGTTAGTTTCTATTCCATCAAAAGAAATTCGTGAGCAATTAGTGCAGACAATTGAGAGGAAGTTGGAAAATGGACAAAAAATTTCAGAAAATTCGTAA
- the sufC gene encoding Fe-S cluster assembly ATPase SufC translates to MATLEVKNLHVEIEDEEKKTKKEILKGVNLSMKTGEIHAIMGPNGTGKSTLSQTIMGEQKYHVTEGDILLNGESILDMPVDERARKGLFLAMQYPAEIQGVTNAEFLRAAINARRPENDKISVMAFLKELDKNLELLDMSQSMTERYLNEGFSGGEKKRNEILQLLMIKPNFALLDEIDSGLDIDALKVVSKGVNSMRGDNFGALIITHYQRLLNYIQPDVVHVMMGGRIVKTGPADLAMKLENEGYAGLRDELGLDVKLVDED, encoded by the coding sequence ATGGCTACACTTGAAGTAAAAAATCTGCATGTTGAAATTGAAGACGAAGAAAAGAAAACTAAAAAAGAAATTCTTAAGGGCGTAAATTTATCCATGAAGACAGGTGAAATCCATGCCATCATGGGCCCTAATGGAACGGGAAAATCTACTTTATCGCAAACTATTATGGGTGAGCAGAAATACCACGTTACAGAAGGTGATATTTTGTTAAATGGCGAGAGTATTTTGGATATGCCAGTTGACGAAAGAGCACGCAAAGGTCTTTTTTTAGCAATGCAATATCCAGCCGAAATTCAAGGTGTGACTAATGCAGAATTTTTACGTGCAGCCATTAATGCTCGTCGTCCAGAAAATGACAAAATTTCAGTGATGGCATTTCTGAAGGAACTTGATAAAAATTTAGAATTACTGGATATGAGCCAATCAATGACCGAAAGATATCTCAATGAAGGCTTTTCTGGTGGTGAAAAGAAGCGTAATGAGATCTTGCAACTTTTGATGATTAAACCTAATTTTGCTTTATTGGATGAGATTGATTCAGGATTGGACATTGATGCTCTCAAGGTAGTTTCAAAGGGTGTCAATTCAATGCGGGGCGATAACTTTGGTGCCTTAATTATTACGCATTATCAACGCTTGCTAAACTATATCCAACCTGATGTTGTTCACGTGATGATGGGTGGTCGAATTGTTAAAACTGGCCCAGCTGATTTAGCCATGAAGTTGGAAAATGAAGGATATGCTGGTTTAAGAGACGAACTAGGTCTCGACGTTAAATTGGTTGATGAAGATTAG